From a single Stackebrandtia endophytica genomic region:
- a CDS encoding TetR/AcrR family transcriptional regulator C-terminal domain-containing protein — protein MTAKRTRGQSAGISREEILAAAIRLVDRDGLAALSMRRLGAELGVQAMTLYHHVPNKDALLDGVVERVVVEAEPTSFGDGLWRDSLRDYARSLLKALLVHSNAIPLVLSRPATTPANLSIMEECLESLCEQGFTVEQALDIVYSLVRFVVGHAAAEATARAHPTNETRAPVINPEDYPLLSKAADYGGSQARFEFALEAMLRGFAAILPDH, from the coding sequence ATGACGGCGAAACGCACGCGAGGACAGTCGGCCGGAATCAGCCGCGAGGAGATCCTGGCGGCCGCCATCCGACTGGTCGACCGCGATGGACTGGCCGCCCTGTCCATGCGGCGGTTGGGCGCCGAGTTGGGGGTGCAGGCCATGACCCTGTACCACCATGTGCCCAATAAGGACGCGCTATTGGACGGAGTGGTGGAGCGGGTCGTGGTCGAAGCCGAACCCACGTCCTTCGGTGATGGGCTGTGGCGGGACAGTCTGCGCGATTACGCCCGATCGCTACTGAAGGCGCTGCTGGTCCATTCCAACGCCATCCCGCTGGTTCTGTCTCGCCCCGCCACGACTCCGGCCAATCTATCCATCATGGAGGAATGTCTGGAATCGCTGTGCGAACAGGGATTCACCGTGGAACAGGCCCTGGACATCGTGTACTCACTGGTGAGGTTCGTGGTGGGACACGCCGCCGCCGAGGCGACCGCTCGGGCACACCCGACCAACGAAACCCGCGCACCGGTCATCAACCCCGAGGACTATCCGCTGTTGTCGAAAGCCGCCGATTACGGCGGCTCACAGGCTCGCTTCGAGTTTGCTCTGGAGGCCATGCTGCGAGGGTTCGCCGCGATCCTGCCGGATCACTGA
- a CDS encoding carboxylesterase/lipase family protein, with product MTDPVVTTRSGPIRGVTIDEVHAFKGIRYAMPPVGELRFAPPRPIEPWQVVRDAVDYGHTAAQPPFPLPAEFDLQYPVNPGPDCLNLNIWTANPGPERLPVMVWFHGGGFEGGSSIGYDGSRFARDGVVFVSVNHRLGIDGFTDLGGGVANRGLLDQVAALEWVRDNIAAFGGDPANVTIFGESSGAMFVGMLLTMPMAHGLFRRAIMQSGAGNAVFEPATARYVGERLATALDVPFTPESFARTPLPRLFEALGTVVEALARRPDPRRWNGEPGARVTAFKPVVDGRILPRPPLSAIAGGAGADVDVLIGSNMEEGRLSLLPGGAIDRIDGATLEQAARCYEVPVADAVAAYRIAHPDARPGDMLALLQRDWWYRAPSHQLADSRTDATGRTYLYEFAWRSPVLDGRLGACHFLEVPFVFDLLDSPRFQQFTGLEAPQRLAEEMHAGWIAFAATGDPGWPRYEPSRRPVMRYDTTSTVVFDPNPAERILWTDHRW from the coding sequence ATGACCGATCCGGTGGTCACGACCCGTTCGGGTCCGATCAGGGGCGTCACCATCGACGAGGTGCACGCCTTCAAGGGCATCCGCTATGCGATGCCGCCGGTGGGCGAGCTGCGGTTCGCGCCGCCGCGACCGATCGAACCGTGGCAGGTGGTTCGCGACGCCGTCGACTACGGACACACCGCCGCACAACCGCCGTTTCCGCTGCCGGCCGAGTTCGATCTCCAGTACCCCGTCAATCCCGGCCCGGACTGCCTGAACCTGAACATCTGGACCGCAAACCCCGGACCGGAGCGCCTGCCGGTCATGGTCTGGTTCCACGGTGGAGGATTCGAGGGCGGCAGCAGCATCGGCTACGACGGCTCCCGGTTCGCCCGTGACGGTGTGGTGTTCGTATCGGTGAACCATCGACTCGGGATCGACGGGTTCACCGACCTGGGCGGCGGGGTCGCCAACCGGGGCCTGCTCGATCAGGTGGCGGCCCTGGAATGGGTCAGGGACAACATCGCCGCCTTCGGCGGTGATCCCGCCAACGTCACGATCTTCGGTGAGTCCTCCGGTGCCATGTTCGTGGGCATGCTGTTGACCATGCCCATGGCGCACGGCCTGTTTCGCCGGGCGATCATGCAGAGCGGTGCGGGAAACGCGGTGTTCGAACCGGCGACCGCGCGGTATGTCGGGGAACGCCTGGCAACCGCGCTCGACGTACCGTTCACACCCGAATCGTTCGCTCGCACGCCGCTGCCACGCCTGTTCGAAGCGCTGGGAACCGTGGTCGAGGCACTGGCGCGACGACCGGATCCACGCCGGTGGAACGGGGAACCGGGGGCCCGGGTCACCGCGTTCAAGCCGGTCGTGGACGGGCGGATCCTGCCACGTCCTCCGCTGTCGGCGATCGCCGGGGGCGCCGGAGCCGATGTCGACGTACTCATCGGGTCCAACATGGAGGAGGGCCGACTGTCACTGCTGCCGGGCGGGGCGATCGATCGCATCGACGGGGCGACCCTGGAGCAGGCGGCCCGATGCTATGAGGTTCCGGTAGCCGATGCCGTTGCGGCGTATCGGATCGCGCATCCCGATGCCCGGCCGGGTGACATGCTGGCGCTGCTACAGCGTGATTGGTGGTATCGGGCGCCATCCCATCAGCTGGCCGATTCGCGCACCGACGCGACCGGACGCACGTATCTGTACGAGTTCGCCTGGCGGTCACCGGTACTCGACGGCCGGCTCGGTGCCTGCCATTTTCTGGAGGTGCCGTTCGTGTTCGACCTCCTCGACTCGCCCCGGTTCCAACAGTTCACCGGGCTCGAGGCACCGCAGCGGTTGGCCGAGGAGATGCACGCCGGTTGGATCGCGTTCGCCGCCACCGGAGACCCCGGTTGGCCGCGCTACGAGCCGAGTCGCCGACCGGTCATGCGGTACGACACCACCTCGACAGTGGTGTTCGACCCGAATCCCGCCGAGCGGATACTGTGGACCGACCACCGTTGGTGA
- a CDS encoding multicopper oxidase family protein, with amino-acid sequence MRTSSRRAILRTGLAVSGGLVLASCTGDGTPGDHTMDESTVEGFVDPQGSRVTDAEAARNPGAVREFSLTAAPRDIDLGGVIARTWSYGDTIPGAALRVARGEQVKAVITNNLPNPTTIHWHGLALRCDMDGTPGVSQKPIESGADFTYQFTAPHAGTYWFHPHVGTQQDRGLYAPLIVDDPDEPLEYDEEWTVVLDDWMDGVTGTPDDVLKELSGGMGHGDMGHGDMDEPMAMGHMLMGATSDLLGGDAGDVAYPHFLVNGRVPADPDVLNAEPGTRVRIRIINAAGDTAFRVALAGHTMTVVHTDGFPIEPVETDALLLGMGERYDVIVELDDGVFGFVALAEGKNALGRALVRTGSGEPAKPDARPDELDRRVLAYSDLVPDPSVAFTPGEPDRVVDVELTGGMAEYDWGINGRRYDPNVLSGIEEGERVRLRFINNTTMWHPMHLHGHTFALADSGVRKDTAIVLPGSTLEVDFDADNPGRWMVHCHNVYHSESGMMTLIGYRD; translated from the coding sequence ATGCGTACTTCATCCCGCCGTGCCATCCTGCGCACCGGCTTGGCCGTCTCCGGTGGACTCGTGCTCGCCTCCTGCACCGGCGACGGAACCCCCGGCGATCACACCATGGACGAATCCACCGTCGAGGGTTTCGTCGATCCACAGGGTTCTCGCGTCACCGACGCCGAAGCCGCCCGCAACCCCGGGGCGGTCCGCGAGTTCTCACTCACCGCCGCCCCACGCGACATCGATCTGGGCGGTGTCATCGCACGCACCTGGTCCTATGGGGACACCATTCCCGGTGCGGCGCTGCGCGTCGCGCGCGGCGAACAGGTCAAGGCGGTCATCACCAACAACCTTCCCAACCCGACCACCATCCACTGGCACGGCCTCGCATTGCGCTGCGACATGGACGGCACCCCCGGTGTCAGCCAGAAACCCATCGAATCGGGTGCCGACTTCACCTACCAGTTCACCGCACCCCATGCCGGCACCTACTGGTTTCATCCGCACGTGGGAACTCAACAGGATCGTGGTCTGTACGCGCCGCTCATCGTCGACGACCCGGATGAGCCACTGGAGTACGACGAGGAGTGGACCGTCGTCCTCGACGACTGGATGGACGGAGTCACCGGCACCCCCGATGACGTTCTCAAGGAGCTCAGCGGCGGGATGGGGCACGGCGACATGGGCCACGGTGACATGGACGAGCCGATGGCCATGGGCCACATGCTGATGGGCGCGACCAGCGATCTGCTGGGTGGTGACGCCGGCGACGTGGCCTACCCTCACTTCCTCGTCAACGGACGGGTACCCGCCGACCCCGACGTCCTCAACGCCGAACCCGGAACCCGCGTCCGGATCAGGATCATCAACGCCGCGGGCGACACCGCGTTTCGGGTCGCGCTCGCCGGACACACGATGACCGTCGTCCACACCGATGGGTTTCCGATCGAACCGGTCGAGACCGACGCGCTGCTGCTCGGCATGGGCGAACGCTATGACGTCATCGTCGAACTCGACGACGGGGTGTTCGGGTTCGTGGCCTTGGCCGAGGGAAAGAACGCCCTGGGACGGGCGCTCGTCCGCACCGGTTCGGGTGAGCCCGCCAAACCCGACGCGCGCCCCGATGAACTGGACCGCCGCGTCCTCGCCTACAGCGACCTCGTCCCCGATCCGTCCGTGGCGTTCACCCCGGGCGAACCCGACCGCGTCGTCGACGTCGAGTTGACCGGCGGCATGGCCGAGTACGACTGGGGCATCAACGGACGGCGGTACGACCCGAACGTCCTATCCGGAATCGAGGAGGGCGAACGCGTGCGGCTGCGGTTCATCAACAACACGACCATGTGGCACCCGATGCACCTGCACGGTCACACGTTCGCACTCGCCGACTCGGGCGTTCGCAAGGACACCGCCATCGTCCTACCGGGGTCGACGTTGGAAGTGGACTTCGACGCCGACAATCCGGGGCGTTGGATGGTCCACTGTCACAACGTGTACCACTCGGAGTCGGGAATGATGACCCTCATCGGGTACCGCGACTAG
- a CDS encoding SAM-dependent methyltransferase: MSSRPAPWSAFTTPQFWDDPHISQRMLAAHLDPEGPAASRPHAFIDRSVDWLIPALGLSSGSRLLDLGCGPGLYANRIASRGIEVVGVDASRRSISHARSGAESGSFPARFVVGDYLSASLGDGYDAVILIFEDYCALSPRQRSVLLNRVGAALSPGGRFLFDVTAAPRFETFSEGTETAAQLMDGFWAAQPYVGTRTTWRYPVERLVLERYTIRTADGTRRFWNWTHCLTADEVGMELAAAGFDTPQWFGDVAGADYDPDRDVFAVIAAHQRATESEDQPSARGTTGGRGRVV, encoded by the coding sequence ATGTCATCTCGCCCCGCCCCGTGGTCGGCGTTCACGACGCCGCAGTTCTGGGACGACCCACACATTTCCCAGCGGATGCTGGCCGCCCATCTCGATCCCGAAGGCCCCGCGGCGTCCCGTCCGCACGCATTCATCGACCGGTCGGTCGACTGGTTGATCCCGGCCCTCGGCCTGTCGTCGGGGTCGAGGCTGCTCGACCTGGGGTGCGGTCCCGGCCTGTACGCCAACCGGATCGCCTCCCGCGGCATCGAGGTCGTCGGCGTTGACGCGTCACGGCGATCCATCTCCCATGCGCGGTCCGGGGCCGAGTCCGGGTCGTTTCCGGCCCGATTTGTTGTGGGGGATTACCTGAGTGCTTCCCTGGGTGACGGCTATGACGCGGTGATCCTCATCTTCGAGGACTACTGTGCGCTCAGTCCCAGGCAGCGCTCCGTCCTACTGAACCGGGTCGGTGCGGCGCTGTCGCCCGGTGGTCGGTTCCTGTTCGACGTCACGGCCGCCCCGCGGTTCGAGACGTTCAGCGAGGGAACCGAGACCGCCGCGCAACTCATGGACGGGTTCTGGGCGGCGCAGCCCTATGTGGGTACCCGCACCACTTGGCGCTACCCCGTTGAACGGCTCGTCCTGGAGCGGTACACGATCCGGACGGCGGACGGTACCCGACGGTTCTGGAACTGGACGCATTGTCTGACCGCAGACGAGGTCGGCATGGAGTTGGCGGCGGCCGGATTCGATACTCCACAGTGGTTCGGCGATGTGGCCGGCGCGGACTACGACCCCGACCGGGACGTCTTCGCCGTGATCGCCGCGCACCAGCGCGCGACGGAGTCGGAGGATCAACCGTCAGCGCGGGGCACCACGGGTGGTCGAGGCCGCGTCGTGTGA
- a CDS encoding NAD(P)-dependent oxidoreductase — translation MNATTPSITFIGLGPMGQAMVRTLLGAGHPITLWNRTAARAEPLVAEGARLADSPAEAVAASDLIILSLTDYQAMYDILSPVESQLAGRTIVNLSSDDPDVTRKAAAWAKRHGANFITGGVMGPAPMVGTDGMHVYYSGQKSVFETHEASLRPIGKPDYLGEDEGLAQLFYLANLDVFLTSLASVLHATALANAAGVPAARIYPRLVQMVTETGQMMDVGEDVGKNLDEGHHPGEMASATMMGATADHILTASKAAGIDTVLPSALKSYYDSAINAGRGSESWTVLYEFIKKSKA, via the coding sequence ATGAACGCCACCACACCGTCCATCACCTTCATCGGTCTCGGCCCCATGGGACAGGCCATGGTCCGCACGCTGCTGGGTGCCGGACACCCGATCACGCTGTGGAATCGAACCGCGGCACGTGCGGAACCACTGGTCGCCGAGGGCGCCCGGTTGGCCGACAGCCCGGCCGAAGCGGTCGCCGCCAGTGACCTGATCATCTTGAGCCTCACCGACTATCAGGCGATGTACGACATCCTGTCCCCGGTGGAGTCGCAGTTGGCGGGCCGCACCATCGTCAACCTCAGCTCCGACGACCCCGACGTCACCCGGAAGGCGGCCGCCTGGGCGAAGCGGCACGGCGCGAACTTCATCACCGGGGGCGTCATGGGTCCGGCCCCGATGGTGGGAACCGACGGCATGCACGTCTATTACAGTGGCCAAAAGTCGGTGTTCGAAACCCATGAGGCGTCGCTGCGTCCGATCGGAAAGCCGGACTACCTGGGCGAAGACGAGGGGCTCGCCCAGCTGTTCTACCTGGCCAACCTGGACGTCTTCCTCACCTCGCTGGCCTCGGTGCTGCACGCCACCGCGCTGGCCAATGCCGCCGGAGTCCCGGCGGCCCGGATCTATCCCCGGTTGGTTCAGATGGTCACCGAGACCGGCCAGATGATGGATGTCGGCGAGGACGTCGGCAAGAACCTCGATGAGGGGCACCATCCCGGTGAGATGGCCAGCGCCACGATGATGGGCGCCACCGCCGATCACATCCTCACCGCCAGCAAGGCGGCCGGGATCGACACGGTGCTGCCTTCAGCGCTCAAGTCCTACTACGACAGTGCCATCAACGCCGGTCGCGGGTCGGAGAGCTGGACGGTCCTCTACGAGTTCATCAAGAAGTCCAAGGCCTGA
- a CDS encoding aspartate/glutamate racemase family protein translates to MRVIGMLGGMSWESSAEYYRLANELVRQRLGGVHSARILLDSVDFADIERMQVQGDWAKAGAVLAARARAIESAGAELLVLCTNTMHVVVDAVQNAVSIPVVHIADATAARVSAAGIARVGLLGTAFTMEQDFYRGRLAEHGLEVVVPDEADRRLVHHVIYEELVRGVVSDTSRSSYRRIIRRLVEAGAEGVILGCTEIELLVGARDSPVPVFPTTRIHVETAVDRALAT, encoded by the coding sequence ATGCGTGTGATCGGGATGTTGGGCGGTATGAGCTGGGAGTCCTCCGCGGAGTACTACCGGCTCGCCAACGAACTGGTGCGGCAGCGCCTCGGAGGCGTGCATTCGGCGCGAATCCTTCTCGACTCGGTGGACTTCGCCGACATCGAGCGGATGCAGGTGCAGGGCGACTGGGCGAAGGCCGGCGCGGTGCTCGCCGCCCGGGCCCGTGCCATCGAGTCGGCGGGTGCGGAGCTGTTGGTGCTGTGTACCAACACTATGCACGTGGTCGTCGATGCCGTCCAGAACGCGGTCTCCATCCCGGTGGTACACATCGCCGACGCGACGGCGGCGCGGGTGTCGGCGGCGGGCATCGCTCGCGTTGGGCTGTTGGGAACCGCGTTCACCATGGAGCAGGACTTCTATCGGGGGCGACTCGCCGAACACGGTTTGGAGGTCGTGGTCCCGGACGAGGCCGACCGGCGATTGGTGCACCACGTCATCTACGAGGAACTTGTTCGGGGTGTCGTCTCCGACACCTCCCGATCCTCGTATCGGCGAATCATCCGACGACTGGTCGAGGCGGGTGCCGAAGGGGTCATACTCGGTTGCACCGAGATAGAACTGCTCGTGGGCGCCCGGGATAGTCCGGTTCCGGTGTTTCCGACGACCCGCATCCACGTCGAGACGGCGGTCGACCGTGCACTCGCGACCTGA
- a CDS encoding NAD(P)-dependent oxidoreductase, with the protein MAVDDTARVTVLGLGLMGQALSSTLAESGHTVTVWNRTPGKAAGLTEQGITEAATLGEAIAASPLVVAVLLDHDSVHDALDPYVEALSGRTLINLTSTSPNQARELARWAAANDIPYLDGGIMASPDMIGGPDSSILYSGAESVYAKHRPLLELWGEAAYFGEDPGLASLWDFALLSTMYLTFAAFYHGAALVSGAGVPAAEFATRALPWLTGSAATIPLQAAGMDSGDYTTDVQHLHFTKAAADAIHQTAVEQGVNPAMFEHFKNLVDRHVANGHGAESFVRIFESFKNPAQ; encoded by the coding sequence ATGGCTGTAGATGACACTGCCCGCGTAACGGTACTGGGGCTTGGATTGATGGGGCAGGCGTTGTCCTCGACGTTGGCCGAGTCCGGCCACACCGTCACGGTCTGGAACCGGACACCAGGCAAGGCGGCGGGGCTGACCGAGCAGGGCATCACCGAGGCCGCGACCCTCGGCGAAGCCATCGCGGCCAGTCCGCTGGTCGTCGCCGTCCTGCTGGACCACGACTCCGTTCACGACGCGCTGGACCCGTACGTCGAGGCGCTGTCGGGCCGCACGCTGATCAACCTCACCAGTACCTCGCCGAACCAGGCCCGGGAGCTGGCACGGTGGGCCGCCGCCAACGACATCCCCTACCTGGACGGCGGCATCATGGCCTCGCCCGACATGATCGGCGGACCCGACTCATCCATTCTGTACAGTGGCGCCGAGTCGGTTTACGCGAAGCATCGCCCCCTGTTGGAATTGTGGGGCGAGGCCGCCTACTTCGGTGAGGATCCCGGGCTCGCATCGCTCTGGGACTTCGCGCTGTTGTCCACGATGTACCTCACATTCGCGGCCTTCTACCACGGTGCGGCGCTGGTCTCCGGTGCCGGCGTCCCGGCAGCCGAATTCGCGACCCGGGCACTGCCGTGGTTGACCGGCAGTGCGGCCACCATTCCGTTGCAGGCTGCGGGAATGGACTCCGGCGACTACACCACCGATGTCCAGCACCTGCACTTCACCAAGGCCGCCGCCGACGCGATCCATCAGACGGCGGTGGAGCAGGGTGTCAATCCCGCCATGTTCGAGCACTTTAAGAACCTCGTCGATCGGCACGTCGCCAACGGCCACGGTGCCGAGTCGTTCGTCCGCATTTTCGAGTCCTTCAAGAACCCCGCACAGTAG
- a CDS encoding DUF6289 family protein translates to MTRTKRAVYAAVAASAIATSFAVAAATPAMAIPACRDGYQCTYTWYTDADKTSVSGGMTIFCDGTQDRFGTQTSYLTFSTAQCND, encoded by the coding sequence ATGACCCGCACCAAACGTGCCGTGTACGCCGCTGTGGCCGCCAGCGCCATCGCCACCTCGTTCGCCGTCGCCGCGGCGACCCCCGCGATGGCCATTCCGGCCTGCCGGGACGGATACCAGTGCACCTACACCTGGTACACCGATGCCGACAAGACCTCGGTGTCAGGCGGTATGACCATCTTCTGCGACGGAACCCAGGACCGTTTCGGCACCCAGACCTCCTACCTGACCTTCAGCACCGCGCAGTGCAACGACTGA
- a CDS encoding Hsp70 family protein: MPPSVTLGVDFGTSHTVAVVRQPDGSVQPLLFDGSPLLSSAVYAEESGGLLVGRDADHSARLRPERFEPNPKRRVDDGTVLLGDSEFDVSRLFAAVLERVRIEAERVLGGPPSCTVVTHPAAWGPARRLVLVDACEHAGLGKVTLLPEPVAAARYFARRPGISMAGDAAMVVYDFGGGTFDVSVVAATATGFEVLAVDGSDTLGGVDIDHALVQHIGRQFGDDDRWARLLQPTEVSQRRHRRTFLDDVRATKERLSRGNRVDLLVPLLDVDTQVTREELEAVTEPLLAKAVRLTQAVMRTAAVPPDRIAGVFLVGGASRMPLAATTLHRGIGIAPTVIDQPELVVATGATIQADPVTPQPVASPVTPPVPISPAPLSPTYPPPTSYPSPVGSPVATMPPRVVAPSSARIPGLAALHWAQSSLFAVASIVTFVIILVDPPPAVFMAIASSFTVLAAVAAVVTAVAAIRLVREPDRLRVSVAVTQWVVVAVIGLAIAIFVFGQVPHFPVLRAAAFAPGAIAVVILGLVRLGRPPQPITRERALGELRGTLVIQLILVAVSLLIAGAWWVEYPTTGSAGDGLGNSSGFAGLATLALIMMSVAGAVHLSRLSMIDSIGTRRLRVWQAIWAGVGGLYSLQWFYSLNQRLMPGLASRDWRHGIGSMFNELGLWTLVISALAAILVLIQLNRLAKVTAR, translated from the coding sequence ATGCCCCCTTCCGTGACGCTTGGTGTCGACTTCGGAACATCTCACACCGTGGCGGTCGTTCGGCAACCGGACGGTTCTGTTCAACCTCTGCTGTTCGACGGGTCACCGCTGCTGTCCTCGGCGGTCTACGCCGAGGAGTCCGGTGGCCTGTTGGTCGGCCGTGACGCCGATCATTCGGCCAGACTGCGGCCGGAGCGGTTCGAACCGAATCCCAAGCGCCGGGTCGACGACGGCACGGTTCTGTTGGGCGACAGCGAGTTCGACGTCTCCCGGTTGTTCGCCGCAGTCCTGGAACGCGTCCGGATCGAGGCTGAACGCGTACTGGGAGGGCCTCCATCGTGCACAGTGGTCACTCACCCGGCGGCGTGGGGACCGGCCCGGCGACTCGTGTTGGTCGACGCCTGTGAGCACGCGGGGTTGGGCAAGGTGACCCTATTGCCAGAGCCGGTGGCCGCCGCCCGGTACTTCGCCCGGCGGCCCGGGATCTCCATGGCAGGCGACGCGGCCATGGTCGTCTACGACTTCGGCGGCGGCACCTTCGACGTCTCGGTGGTGGCGGCGACCGCGACCGGTTTCGAGGTGCTGGCCGTCGACGGTTCCGACACCCTCGGCGGGGTCGACATCGACCACGCCCTGGTCCAGCACATCGGCCGCCAGTTCGGCGACGACGACCGATGGGCCCGGCTACTCCAACCGACCGAGGTGAGCCAACGAAGGCATCGACGCACCTTCCTCGACGACGTGCGTGCCACAAAGGAACGTCTGTCACGCGGCAACCGGGTCGACCTGCTGGTTCCGCTCCTGGACGTGGACACCCAGGTCACCAGGGAGGAACTGGAGGCGGTCACCGAACCGTTGCTGGCCAAGGCGGTGCGGCTGACACAGGCCGTCATGCGGACCGCGGCGGTACCACCCGACCGCATCGCCGGGGTGTTCCTCGTCGGCGGAGCCTCCCGTATGCCACTGGCCGCGACCACTCTGCACCGTGGCATCGGCATCGCACCGACTGTCATCGATCAGCCCGAGTTGGTGGTGGCCACCGGCGCCACGATCCAGGCCGACCCGGTGACCCCGCAGCCGGTGGCCAGCCCGGTCACCCCACCCGTGCCGATCTCACCCGCGCCACTCTCGCCTACTTACCCGCCGCCGACGTCGTATCCCAGTCCGGTCGGCTCCCCGGTGGCCACGATGCCACCTCGCGTCGTCGCACCATCGAGTGCTCGGATCCCGGGTCTGGCCGCGCTTCACTGGGCGCAGTCCAGTCTGTTCGCGGTCGCCTCGATTGTGACCTTCGTGATCATCCTGGTGGATCCGCCACCCGCGGTATTCATGGCGATCGCGTCGTCCTTCACGGTTCTGGCCGCCGTTGCGGCGGTGGTCACGGCCGTGGCGGCGATTCGGTTGGTCAGGGAGCCGGACCGGTTGCGGGTGTCGGTCGCGGTCACTCAGTGGGTCGTCGTCGCGGTGATTGGGCTCGCGATCGCCATCTTCGTCTTCGGGCAGGTTCCTCATTTTCCGGTGCTTCGTGCCGCCGCATTCGCACCCGGAGCCATCGCCGTGGTCATACTCGGCCTGGTGCGGCTTGGTCGGCCACCACAACCGATCACCCGCGAACGGGCGCTGGGGGAGCTGCGCGGCACCCTCGTCATCCAACTGATCCTGGTGGCGGTGAGCCTGTTGATCGCGGGCGCCTGGTGGGTCGAATATCCGACGACCGGTTCGGCCGGCGACGGCCTCGGGAACTCATCGGGGTTCGCGGGGCTGGCGACACTGGCCCTCATCATGATGTCGGTGGCGGGAGCCGTCCACCTCAGTAGACTATCCATGATAGACTCGATCGGGACGCGGCGTCTCCGCGTGTGGCAGGCGATCTGGGCGGGCGTGGGTGGCCTCTACTCACTTCAATGGTTCTACAGTCTGAATCAACGGTTGATGCCTGGGCTCGCCTCGCGCGACTGGCGCCACGGCATCGGCTCCATGTTCAACGAACTCGGTTTGTGGACCCTGGTGATCAGCGCATTGGCCGCGATCCTGGTCCTCATCCAGCTCAACCGATTGGCGAAGGTCACTGCGCGGTGA
- a CDS encoding arsenic resistance protein has translation MSPAERLQSLFVAVAALVGLAAGVLLPIEAFVGHLVLPALLVMLAAVFVQMNAAEVGAVRRAKTLVAISLVVNFVVVPALAWALGQGLLGGQPDVRIGLLLLLVTPCTDWYLVFTAIARGHTGIAAALLPVNLILQLLLLPVYVLLLGGQAAMVDVGTLAESVLLVLVVPLVIALLLRWTSARFKGIDWRTRHVVRPAGNLVLPLLYVAVFAMFAWQARTVLDHGSALLTLLPPLLIFFTVVPLLSTLAAKLFRLPAAERVTLVMTTTARNSPIALAIAVAAFPDRPLIAVALVVGPLLELPVLALLSQLIRVRTTAPESERAVPSQ, from the coding sequence ATGTCGCCGGCTGAACGCCTGCAAAGCCTGTTCGTCGCCGTGGCCGCACTGGTCGGCCTGGCGGCGGGCGTGTTGCTGCCCATCGAAGCCTTCGTCGGGCATCTGGTGCTTCCCGCGTTGCTCGTCATGCTGGCCGCGGTCTTCGTGCAGATGAACGCCGCCGAAGTCGGTGCCGTCCGGAGGGCGAAGACGCTGGTCGCCATCAGCCTGGTGGTGAACTTCGTCGTCGTTCCGGCGCTCGCCTGGGCGCTGGGACAGGGCCTGTTGGGCGGTCAACCTGATGTGCGCATCGGCCTGCTGTTGCTGCTGGTCACACCGTGTACCGACTGGTATCTGGTCTTCACGGCGATAGCTCGCGGGCACACCGGCATCGCGGCGGCGTTGCTGCCGGTCAATCTGATTCTCCAGCTGTTGTTGTTGCCGGTGTACGTGCTGCTTCTCGGCGGTCAAGCCGCGATGGTCGACGTCGGAACCCTCGCCGAATCGGTCCTGCTGGTGCTGGTCGTGCCGTTGGTCATCGCACTGTTGCTGCGATGGACGTCGGCACGGTTCAAAGGCATCGACTGGCGAACTCGCCATGTCGTCCGGCCGGCCGGAAACCTGGTCCTGCCGCTGTTGTACGTCGCCGTGTTCGCGATGTTCGCCTGGCAGGCCCGCACCGTTCTCGATCATGGGTCGGCGCTGCTGACGCTGCTGCCGCCACTGTTGATCTTCTTCACCGTGGTGCCGCTCCTGTCGACCCTCGCGGCGAAGCTGTTCCGGCTGCCGGCTGCCGAACGGGTCACCCTCGTCATGACCACCACGGCACGTAACTCCCCCATCGCGCTGGCCATCGCGGTGGCGGCGTTCCCCGACCGGCCGCTCATCGCCGTAGCACTCGTCGTCGGCCCGCTGCTGGAGCTGCCCGTCCTGGCATTGCTGTCGCAGTTGATCCGGGTCCGCACCACCGCACCGGAATCGGAGCGGGCGGTCCCGTCTCAGTGA
- a CDS encoding winged helix-turn-helix transcriptional regulator — translation MTEQVRCGPYFCGIDAAMDVVSGKWKSLILWELDEKGTRRYGELKHGLPGISEKMLIQTLREMEADGLVHREVYRQVPPRVEYSLTEHGVSLNKALEPLTSWGIERINRVGASRVDIPEPV, via the coding sequence ATGACCGAGCAGGTGAGATGCGGACCATACTTCTGCGGGATCGACGCCGCCATGGATGTGGTGAGCGGTAAGTGGAAGTCGCTGATTCTGTGGGAACTGGACGAGAAAGGCACCCGCCGCTACGGCGAACTCAAACACGGCCTGCCCGGTATCAGCGAGAAGATGCTGATCCAGACCCTGCGTGAGATGGAGGCCGACGGCCTGGTCCACCGAGAGGTGTACCGGCAGGTCCCGCCACGCGTGGAGTACTCGTTGACCGAGCACGGCGTCAGCCTCAACAAGGCCTTGGAGCCCCTGACCAGCTGGGGAATCGAACGCATCAACCGCGTCGGTGCCAGCCGCGTCGACATACCGGAGCCTGTCTGA